A DNA window from Trichosurus vulpecula isolate mTriVul1 chromosome 2, mTriVul1.pri, whole genome shotgun sequence contains the following coding sequences:
- the FBXO2 gene encoding F-box only protein 2 produces MEGDGDSESLDQQEEPWCVDDLPDPVLIQILASVPACELVHVCRLVCQQWKALVDGPSLWVFKCQQEGLAREDQVEEDRDNWQLYYFLCKRKRNLLKNVFGEDEFEAWEEVEAGGDGWKVEEIPGDSGCDFPEDENVKKYFVTSYEWCRKAQVVDLRAEGYWEELMDINQPSIVVKDWYSSRSDAGCLYELSVKLLSEHEDVLAEYKSDTVALPHGMSGWNEISHTFTNYGPGVRFVRFEHGGQDTVYWKGWFGVRVTNSSVMVEL; encoded by the exons ATGGAAGGAGACGGCGACTcag AGAGCCTGGATCAGCAAGAAGAACCATGGTGTGTGGATGACCTGCCTGATCCTGTCCTGATCCAAATTCTGGCCTCAGTGCCAGCCTGTGAGCTGGTGCATGTGTGCCGCCTGGTGTGCCAGCAGTGGAAAGCCCTGGTGGATGGGCCTTCCCTTTGGGTCTTCAAGTGCCAGCAGGAAGGGCTGGCAAGGGAGGATCAGGTTGAGGAGGATCGGGATAACTGGCAGCTCTACTACTTCCTCTGCAAGAGAAAGAGGAATCTGCTCAAGAATGTTTTTGGAGAAG ATGAGTTCGAGGCCTGGGAGGAGGTCGAGGCAGGTGGAGACGGCTGGAAGGTGGAGGAAATTCCGGGAGACAGTGGCTGTGACTTTCCGGAGGATGAGAATGTCAAGAAATACTTCGTCACTTCTTACGA GTGGTGCCGCAAAGCTCAAGTTGTTGACCTTCGGGCCGAGGGGTACTGGGAAGAGCTGATGGACATCAATCAGCCCTCTATCGTGGTGAAAGACTG GTACTCGAGTAGGAGCGATGCCGGCTGCCTGTACGAGCTGTCTGTGAAACTGCTGTCCGAGCATGAGGATGTCCTGGCCGAATATAAGAGCGATACGGTGGCCTTGCCCCATGGCATGTCGGGCTGGAATGAG ATCTCTCACACCTTCACAAACTATGGGCCAGGAGTTCGATTTGTCCGCTTTGAGCATGGAGGCCAGGACACAGTCTACTGGAAGGGTTGGTTTGGTGTCCGGGTGACCAACAGCAGTGTGATGGTGGAGCTCTAA
- the LOC118839008 gene encoding F-box only protein 44-like → MLGVSKRRCRDPQPALSVGTMASINELPNNILLELFSLLPARELLLHCRPVCSLWRDLIDLVSLWKLKCQREGFIPKKWGQPVSDWKVFYFLCSLRRNLIRNPCAEEGFEFWTLDVNGGDEWKVEDLPGDHGRVFPNSHVKKYFVTSYYTCLKSQLVDLKAEGYWEELMDQTRPDIVVKDWFAARQDCGCKYQVCVQLLSSGHVPLGTFQPDPVAIQQWSDAKWREVSHTFSNYPPGVRYIWFQHGGVDTHYWAGWYGPRVTNSSITIGPELT, encoded by the exons ATGCTGGGGGTCTCCAAACGGCGCTGTCGAG ATCCCCAGCCTGCCCTGAGTGTTGGCACCATGGCTTCCATCAATGAATTGCCCAATAATATCCTCCTGGAGCTGTTCTCCCTGCTTCCAGCCCGGGAGCTCCTGCTCCATTGCCGGCCTGTCTGCAGCCTGTGGAGAGACCTCATTGACCTGGTGTCCCTATGGAAGCTGAAGTGCCAGCGTGAAGGCTTCATCCCCAAGAAATGGGGCCAGCCTGTGTCTGACTGGAAGGTTTTCTACTTCCTCTGCAGCCTCCGCAGGAACCTGATCCGCAACCCCTGTGCTGAAG AAGGCTTTGAGTTTTGGACCCTGGATGTGAACGGAGGAGATGAGTGGAAAGTGGAAGACTTGCCTGGGGACCACGGGAGGGTGTTTCCCAACTCCCACGTCAAGAAATACTTTGTCACGTCTTATTA cacctgcctcaagtctcaatTGGTGGACCTGAAAGCTGAGGGATATTGGGAAGAGCTAATGGACCAGACTAGGCCAGACATCGTGGTCAAAGATTG GTTTGCTGCCAGACAAGACTGTGGCTGCAAGTATCAGGTCTGTGTACAGCTCCTGTCTTCAGGGCACGTGCCTCTGGGCACGTTCCAGCCAGATCCTGTTGCCATCCAGCAGTGGAGTGATGCCAAGTGGAGAGAG gTCTCCCACACATTCTCCAACTACCCACCAGGTGTTCGCTATATCTGGTTTCAGCATGGAGGAGTAGATACACACTACTGGGCTGGCTGGTATGGGCCCCGTGTCACCAACAGCAGCATCACCATTGGTCCTGAGCTGACCTGA